TTATGCGAATGCGCCCGGACGCTCCGGCAATCACCCTGCATTTTCCGCTGATCAACTACGTCGCCGCCATCTTGCGTACCCCCGGGCACGTCGATTGGACCGACCGGGTTTCACAAGAGCTCCGACTGGCGGGAAACCCGATTTGCGAAGGTAATAACCCTCAGTGCGCAGCCGAATTCGCTGCGGCGTTATGGTTCGTGCAAATCAAGGCGTTCGAACAGGTCTTGTCGTACCCCAATACCGCCTCGCTCGAGGCTTCGCGCTTGTTCGACGATCCCGTACCGGTCCTCGTCGCGGCCGCGAAGCTTTTCGGCGTCGAATTGTCGGAGAGCGAAGCGGTCTCGCTCGTAAGCGGCGAGCTGTTCCATTCCTATTCGAAGAACCCGGCACTCGATTACGATCCGGAAGTGCGAATCGCCCGTGAAGCGGAAGCGATCGACCGACTTGCGCCGGAAATCGCACGGGCGAGGGCGTGGGTAGAGCGGGCGGCAGATCGTTTCGGGCTGCCCGATTCCTTGTCGAAGCCTTTGACGGGAGGAGCGGCGCCGCTCCTCTGACGCGGGCTGTCGCCAGAAACGAAAAAGGGCGGCCACTCGGGCCGCCCTTCGTGTTCTGCGTGTTCGCTCGATCAGCGCGAGTAGAATTCGACCACCAAGTTCGGCTCCATCGTCACCGGGTAGGGCACTTCTTCCAGCGTCGGAACGCGGGTGTAGGTGACCTTGTCGGTGCCGTCAGGCGCAACGTAGTCGGGAATGTCGCGCTCGGGCAGGCTCTGCGCTTCGATGATCAGCGCCATTTCCTTGGCCTTGTCGCCCAGCGAGATCACGTCGCCGACATTAATGCGGCGGCTGGCGATGTTGCACTTCACGCCGTTCACGCGGATGTGGCCGTGCGAAACGATCTGGCGGGCAGCAAAGATCGTCGGCGCGAACTTGGCGCGGTAGACAACCATGTCCAGCCGGCGCTCGAGCAGGCCGATCAGGTTCTGGCCCGTGTCACCCTTCATGCGCGACGCTTCCTGGTAGGTGCGCTTGAACTGCTTCTCGGTCACGTCGCCGTAGTAGCCCTTGAGCTTCTGCTTGGCGCGCAGCTGGAGGCCGAAGTCGCTCATCTTGCCCTTGCGGCGCTGGCCGTGCTGGCCGGGGCCGTAGGAGCGGCGGTTGACCGGGGAATTCGGACGACCCCAGATGTTTTCGCCCATCCGGCGGTCGAGTTTGTGCTTGGCGCTGGTGCGCTTCGTCATGAGACGTTCCTTCAATCTGCTGTCCTTGCCCCCCAATTCACCATGAACTGGGGCCAAGGCTTCAACCCGGCATCGCCCGCAAGGCCCGTTGCCTTGCGCGGCCACCGCTTCACCGGGATGCGGGGCCAATTGCGAAGGCGCGCCAGTAGCAGTTTATGCCTTTGGGTCAAGTCGGCAGATAGATGCTCGACATCGGGGGCAAGGCGCGGCAGGGGCTGGCGGCATGAACAAGCAAATCATTCTGCCCGATGACTGCCGGACTATGGCCGAGGTTCGCGCGGGAGTGGACGCGACCGACCGTGCGCTGATGGACCTGCTCGACCGCCGATTCGGCTACATGCGCGCCGCCGCCCGCATCAAGCAGGCGCGCGGCGAGGTGCGCGATGAAGTGCGCAAGGCCGAAGTGATCGCCAACGTGAAGCGCGATGCCGCAGGGCGCGGCCTACCCGAAGATGCGCTGGCGGAAATCTGGGATCGGCTGGTCGAGTGCTCGATCGCCTACGAATTCGGGCATTGGGACGAGATGCGCGCCTAATTCCGTGGTGGTTTTTCAAGTGCGCTCAGCACGCCGCGCAAGGTCCGCACCTCCAGGTGGTTCCAGCCGGGCTTTGTGAGCACGTTGCGCAGTGTGAGCCGGGTCGCTTCGGCACGCGATTCCGGGAAGAAATAACCCTTGGGTCCGAGCAGCGTTTCAATGTGTCCGATCAGCCCTTCCAGCTCTTCCTGCGGGGCAGGGGGAAGCAGGTCTTCCGTAGTGGGCGTGGCGAGATCTACCCCTTTGGACCATTCGTAGGCGCACAGGATCACCGCTTGCGCAAGGTTGAGCGAACCGAACTCCGGATTGATCGGCACTGTGAGGATCGCCCGGGCCAGGGCG
Above is a window of Tsuneonella mangrovi DNA encoding:
- the rpsD gene encoding 30S ribosomal protein S4, whose translation is MTKRTSAKHKLDRRMGENIWGRPNSPVNRRSYGPGQHGQRRKGKMSDFGLQLRAKQKLKGYYGDVTEKQFKRTYQEASRMKGDTGQNLIGLLERRLDMVVYRAKFAPTIFAARQIVSHGHIRVNGVKCNIASRRINVGDVISLGDKAKEMALIIEAQSLPERDIPDYVAPDGTDKVTYTRVPTLEEVPYPVTMEPNLVVEFYSR
- a CDS encoding chorismate mutase translates to MNKQIILPDDCRTMAEVRAGVDATDRALMDLLDRRFGYMRAAARIKQARGEVRDEVRKAEVIANVKRDAAGRGLPEDALAEIWDRLVECSIAYEFGHWDEMRA